A genomic window from Cyprinus carpio isolate SPL01 chromosome B9, ASM1834038v1, whole genome shotgun sequence includes:
- the LOC122138488 gene encoding ribulose-phosphate 3-epimerase-like has product MAYSAKIGPSILSSDLSQLGRECERMMECGADYLHLDVMDGHFVPNITFGHPMVECLRQSIGPDPFFDMHMMVSRPEQWVKPMAAAGANQYTFHLEATTNPGNLIKEIRESGMKVGLAIKPGTTVEELAPWAGQIDMALVMTVEPGFGGQKFMEDMMPKVSWLRSQFPSLDIEVDGGVGPDSIHRCAEAGANMIVSGSAVVSSDDPRSVIALLKNVVIDAIQKRSLDR; this is encoded by the exons ATGGCGTACTCGGCGAAAATAGGACCGTCTATTTTGAGCAGCGATCTGTCGCAGCTCGGGAGGGAATGTGAGCGAATGATGGAGTGCGGTGCTGATTATCTGCACCTTGACGTTATGGATGGG CATTTTGTTCCGAACATCACATTTGGACATCCTATGGTGGAATGTTTACGACAGAGTATCGGACCTGATCCATTTTTTG acatgcaTATGATGGTATCCAGGCCAGAGCAATGGGTGAAGCCCATGGCAGCAGCAGGAGCCAATCAGTATACTTTCCATCTAGAAGCCACGACCAACCCTGGCAACCTCATCAAGGAAATCAGGGAGAGCGGCATGAAG GTTGGTCTTGCCATTAAACCTGGAACAACTGTTGAGGAATTGGCACCATGGGCTGGACAGATTGATATGGCTCTTGTCATGACTGTAGAGCCTGGCTTTGGTGGTCAGAAGTTTATGGAAGATATGATGCCAAAG GTGAGCTGGCTTAGGAGTCAGTTCCCCTCTCTGGACATTGAGGTGGATGGAGGAGTCGGTCCAGACAGCATCCACAGATGTGCTGAG GCTGGAGCGAACATGATCGTATCGGGCAGTGCTGTGGTGAGCAGTGATGACCCTCGTTCTGTAATCGCCCTCCTCAAAAACGTTGTTATTGATGCGATCCAGAAACGTTCTTTGGACCGCTAA